The following coding sequences are from one Pigmentibacter sp. JX0631 window:
- a CDS encoding ABC transporter permease subunit, with protein sequence MDKIPIGLFVQDIVNKIVNLSEYHFRNISDVFNNFLGKIIDFLEISNPVLLVSILLIITFIIKRNLKTIFLIIIGSLFIFNLGYWRESLETITLVIFSTTISAMIGIPLGILCAHHPFIYYILRPVLDLMQTIPTFVYLIPTLMLFGLGMAPGLFSTIIFAMPATIRLTYLGISKVPPSLLEVADAFGASKWKKLISVEFPSAKSSILTGISQCVMLSLSMVVIAALVGAEGLGKPVVQALNTVNIVQGFEAGISIVIIAILLDRILSVSKNKKAGEVT encoded by the coding sequence ATGGATAAAATACCAATTGGTCTTTTTGTACAAGATATTGTAAATAAAATTGTTAATTTATCTGAATATCACTTTCGAAATATTTCTGATGTTTTTAACAACTTTCTTGGAAAAATTATAGACTTTCTTGAAATATCTAATCCAGTACTGTTGGTTTCTATTTTATTAATAATCACATTTATTATTAAAAGAAATTTGAAGACAATATTTTTAATAATTATTGGCTCACTCTTTATATTTAATTTAGGATATTGGAGAGAATCTTTAGAAACAATTACACTTGTTATTTTTTCTACAACAATATCAGCAATGATAGGAATTCCTTTAGGCATACTATGTGCCCATCATCCTTTTATCTACTACATACTCCGTCCAGTTTTAGATTTAATGCAAACAATTCCAACTTTCGTTTATTTAATTCCTACACTAATGCTTTTTGGACTTGGAATGGCGCCTGGTTTATTTTCAACAATTATTTTTGCAATGCCCGCTACAATTCGTTTAACTTATTTAGGAATAAGTAAAGTACCACCATCTTTACTTGAAGTAGCCGATGCATTTGGTGCCAGCAAATGGAAAAAATTAATTTCAGTTGAATTTCCATCAGCTAAAAGTTCAATTTTAACCGGTATTTCTCAATGCGTCATGCTTTCTTTATCCATGGTAGTCATTGCAGCACTTGTAGGTGCTGAAGGTCTTGGCAAACCAGTAGTTCAAGCTTTAAACACTGTAAATATCGTGCAAGGATTTGAAGCTGGAATTTCAATAGTTATTATTGCAATATTACTAGACAGAATACTATCCGTATCAAAAAACAAAAAAGCTGGTGAAGTAACATGA
- a CDS encoding ATP-binding cassette domain-containing protein, whose protein sequence is MINECFSVNHLDLVFGKNTYRAFSALDVGKNRDQIHKEFNQIVAVRKVDLTIYHGEILVIMGFSGSGKSSLLRCFNGMNGRDHGHVRGSIQFRPPSTNQVFDILHCSKNELLEIRKHRISMVFQQFGLMPWKTVAENVAYPLEIQKRKSNEIKEQVEEKLRLVGLSDWKNKYPHELSGGMQQRVGLARAFVTNADVLLMDEPFSALDPLHRKHLQEEIIQLQYNLKKTIIFVTHDFSEAVRIGSRIAIMDSGRILQIGTAKDLIENPSCEIVKKFTTEVGHHQIFS, encoded by the coding sequence ATGATAAATGAATGTTTTAGTGTAAATCATTTGGACCTTGTTTTTGGAAAAAATACTTATCGAGCATTTAGCGCTTTAGATGTCGGCAAAAATCGCGATCAAATTCATAAAGAATTTAATCAAATTGTTGCTGTTAGAAAAGTTGATTTAACTATTTATCATGGAGAAATTTTAGTTATTATGGGTTTCTCTGGATCTGGAAAATCATCTTTACTGCGCTGTTTTAATGGAATGAACGGGCGAGATCATGGACATGTTAGAGGCTCTATTCAATTTAGACCACCTTCTACAAATCAAGTATTTGATATTTTACATTGCTCAAAAAATGAATTACTAGAAATAAGGAAACATAGGATTTCTATGGTTTTCCAACAATTTGGCTTAATGCCTTGGAAAACTGTTGCTGAAAACGTCGCTTATCCTTTGGAAATTCAAAAAAGAAAAAGCAATGAAATAAAAGAACAAGTCGAAGAAAAATTAAGGCTCGTTGGATTATCAGATTGGAAAAATAAATACCCTCATGAATTATCAGGAGGAATGCAACAACGAGTTGGATTAGCAAGAGCTTTTGTGACTAATGCAGATGTTCTTCTAATGGATGAACCTTTTTCTGCGCTCGATCCTCTGCATAGAAAACATTTACAAGAAGAAATAATTCAATTGCAGTATAATTTAAAAAAAACAATTATTTTTGTTACTCATGATTTTTCTGAAGCAGTTCGAATTGGATCAAGAATAGCCATTATGGATTCGGGTCGTATTCTCCAGATAGGAACAGCAAAAGATTTAATTGAAAATCCAAGTTGTGAAATTGTTAAAAAATTTACTACCGAAGTGGGTCATCACCAAATATTTTCATGA
- a CDS encoding aromatic ring-hydroxylating dioxygenase subunit alpha, whose amino-acid sequence MTNEIIHTLSTEWFTKNDIYQLERQEIFKKQWIYAADESEFKNIGDYINLEIAGYPFVILKKSETDFFAFHNFCLHRAAPLLTEKKGNIKQSSLTCRYHGWSYNLSGELIATPMLDINTVKQNCSAKLHEITIGKLDKLIFVNLNAENQTSFANFIAPVKKEFETANYDMNQYNVFGQMEKIANCNWKTWLDGYQECYHCSTIHPSFNRDFYLKKYKIENKENFSVHSCERKHSSETGDQQGLWLWHYPNLGLPCYENAFYTLQVNPLSVNQTKLTYKFRFKNKVTEDERVEFIKFVEKITIEDIYICELVQKNLEVGIYQKGILNPEKENGVAYFHSLVKTAVMNAKDFAYGDKTI is encoded by the coding sequence ATGACTAATGAAATAATACATACATTATCTACTGAATGGTTTACAAAAAATGATATTTACCAATTAGAACGACAAGAAATATTTAAAAAACAATGGATTTATGCTGCTGATGAATCTGAATTTAAAAATATTGGTGATTATATTAATCTAGAAATCGCAGGATATCCTTTTGTCATTCTCAAAAAATCTGAAACCGATTTTTTTGCTTTTCATAATTTTTGTCTACATCGAGCAGCCCCACTGCTGACAGAGAAAAAAGGAAATATCAAACAATCATCTTTAACTTGTCGATATCACGGTTGGAGTTATAATTTATCTGGAGAATTAATTGCTACTCCTATGCTTGATATTAATACTGTTAAACAAAATTGTTCTGCAAAACTTCATGAAATTACAATTGGAAAATTAGACAAATTAATTTTTGTAAATTTAAATGCAGAAAATCAAACGTCATTTGCGAATTTTATTGCGCCTGTAAAAAAGGAATTTGAAACTGCAAATTATGACATGAATCAATATAATGTGTTTGGGCAGATGGAAAAAATAGCTAATTGCAATTGGAAAACGTGGTTAGATGGATACCAAGAATGTTATCACTGCTCTACAATTCATCCTAGTTTCAATCGTGATTTTTATTTAAAAAAATATAAAATAGAAAATAAAGAAAACTTTTCAGTCCATTCTTGTGAAAGAAAACATTCTTCTGAAACAGGTGATCAGCAAGGTCTGTGGTTGTGGCATTATCCTAATTTAGGACTTCCTTGTTACGAAAATGCTTTTTATACTTTGCAAGTCAATCCATTGAGTGTAAATCAAACAAAACTTACCTATAAATTTCGCTTTAAAAATAAAGTTACAGAAGATGAACGAGTTGAATTTATAAAATTTGTAGAAAAAATAACAATTGAAGATATTTATATTTGTGAATTAGTTCAAAAAAATCTTGAAGTGGGTATTTATCAAAAAGGAATTTTGAACCCTGAAAAAGAAAATGGAGTAGCTTACTTTCACTCCTTAGTTAAAACAGCTGTGATGAATGCAAAGGACTTTGCTTATGGCGATAAAACAATATGA